The nucleotide sequence TGTGAAAAGATAGAAGGAATCCAAAATTATGTAGTGTTGGGCACTTTTGGTTGTCGATGTGTTCTTGGGAGTTCTGTTTTGAGGACATAGCACAGTCAATAGGTAACAAAAACATGGATTTTGAATGGAGAGAGAAGGCTGACATGGTGTTGATAATACATAGAAAACAATCACAGGTTAAAATCTGCTGATATCCACTTGGTGGAGTAGGGATTACTCTAGGGAATCTTGACCTTggggatttttttattattattattgaacACGGGCTTAACTGTTTCCTTTCTTTTGTTATTTGGCTATCTTTGATAACCTTCTATACTGGATATATTTGTTGGCTTGTAGCAAACATCAGTTTGTGCAGTGTTGTTTAACTATATATTGTGATATTTAACTATATATTATTTCCTTGCATAATGcatattgtatttccttgtagcAATTGCTCTAATGCAGAATGTAACATCTGACATGTAGAATGCTTACTATTAAATTGGTCTTATGTGCACATTTCTGATGGTACTTAGTAGTTACTCTTTGGTGATGGCATTTGGCCTTTCGAGTTTCTTTTTACTCTATATATGCATATGTTCTGATGGTAGATTCTCTGTTTTCTAGGAGAGGGTTGATTTCAGTGACAGGTCAACTGTTGAATTTTTGTTTAAGGAATACTGGGAGATAATTATAAAGAAAGAGGGCTTAACACTGGATAACCTTCAAGAAGCTTATGCTAGTTTAAATGATGGCCCGGATCAAATTTCAGATTCTGAGAATTTTCCTAAAGTACAGGACAGCTCAGATGATGATTTCTTGGGCAATAGTGATGGTGGAGATGCTGATCCAATTTGCCCATCTAATTTAAATGGAACATCAAATAAAGTGAAACCCTTTCTGAAGCATGCAAAATCAAAGAAGAATGTCTATGTTGGCTGGGGTTCAAAAGAGCTGATTGGATTCCTTGAATCAATAGGCAAAGATACATCCAAATCTCTAGATCAATTTGGTGCTGCTGAAGTTGTCAAGGAGTACATTCGACAGAAGGATCTTTCGCACAAAGATAAGAAAAAGCATGTCATATGTGATGAGAAACTCAAGCAATTGTTTAGGAAATCAAAGGTTAAGTACAACAAGATATATAGCTTGCTCGAGAGGCATATTGCTGCAAATGACACAtctgaggatgaaacatttgccaGTTCTGAGGATAACAGTGATTCATGTATGAAAAAGAGAACTCGGACCATGACCTCTGAGGTCACTACTTCGAAAGGGACTTCTGAAAGAAACAAGAGATGCTTTGCTTCTCTTGTTTGTGACAACATTAAGTTGATCTATTTGAAGAAATCCTTAGTTATTGATCTGCTAAAGCAGCCTGAGGCATTTGAAAATAAAGTTATTGGTTGTTTTGTTAGAGTAAAGAATGACCCCAAAGACTATAGTTACTACAAGCCTAAAGCATTCTACCAGCTTGGACAAGTAACTGGTAATATTCAACCTTTTATGTTCCCTATATTCCATTTGACTAATCTATACTCCATTTGCCTGGTTTAGTGCTCTTCCCCTAATAGAGAACTGTATCAGTTTGATGTGCATGTTGTTTAGTTCTATTCAAATTAATACTGTTTTCCAGCGAGTAAACAAGAAATAAGGATGAATTCTACAATTACATTAACAGGAGCTTAACTCATGGAAAAAAAAACTCCATTTCACAGGACATGTGAATAAATACTCTATTCTGTATCTTTTGGCTACATCGCATTTAGTTATTATTTGCTGATGAGAGATATGCAACAGGCATTAGGAAATCCTCAGAAGAATACAAGGTAAAGGACATGTCTACAGATATGCTTTTGTGTGTTTCCAGCTGCTGGTCTGAAGTCAAAATTTCCAGGTTATCAGATGAAGATTTTGGGGAGGTAATTTATAACGCTTTTTATTGTGAGAATTACACTTCTTAATGTTCCAACACTACTAAAGCAATTCCTAGAGAGATAGAAGATTGGCACCGATGACTATTGAATATTAATCAAAACAAATTTATGATCTATAGGTTCTTTCTGCTATTATTTTATTTTGTTCATGTATGCACTTAAACTTGTAATGGATGCACATGTTGTTCAAGTTTTTTGTTGTTGATAATAACAGGACGAATGCGAAGATTTTCGTCTGTTCGTCCAGAAAGAACACTCTAAAAGGCTCACTGTTGTAAGTTAATCTTTTTCAACTTCTAGTGTCCCAAAATGCAGTTGTCCTGATAGTATTTGATGTAATGCAGACTACTATTAATTTTGTTTCAACATGCATAGAAAGTTAGAAGTTATAGGAAACAGATAGCTGTCAATGCTTGGCTATATTCTTTGTCGAACATAATATGTAACTAATGAAGCATATTGCAATCTGTAAAGTTAAATATAGTGGTATTGGTATCAGCGCCTCACATGTAATTATTTTGGATTTCTCATCACACAGTTTGTGTTGTATCTGAATTGTCCTTGTCACAAGTGCATTCTTCATTGGAAAATAGATGACAAGCCCTGCCAGCCTTGAAGTGCTCGGGTGTGAAACCTGTGATATCTCCGGATGTGCTAGACAGCCTGGGATGTTTGAATCGGAGTTTGAAGTTATGTTTTTATGGGAAACAGGGCCAACAACTTTATTTAATGACAAGAGGGTTAAATGTGCAAAATAACTCAAAACAAATTCTGGTGTGACAGTTAGCCAGTTGCACCTTGCtatgtttttttatatatttgtGTGATATCCTTATCAGAGAGTGAGACCAACTCAAGTATTCAGTATTTGCTTGGAGTCTTGGATGCCAGTTGTTTGACATATTTCTTTCCtgcttttccttcctttctggctTTGGAAAATGTTACAGATATTTGTTGGGTCTCTTTTTTACTTGATTGTTGATTCCATGAACGTGCTGTTTTTTACAGGCTGAGCTTGAGGAAAAAGCGAGAAGTGTACACAGAGATATAGTCACTCATGTAAGTCTGTTAGGAAATTATACCAACTTTATGTATTTGTCCGGTACATTCTGCATTTTTTTTATGTATCatcatttgatattagctcattttaaattcaaaacagtatTTCAGTGACATATTCTAGAGTCTGAACTCTCCTATTTTAAGTTTACGTATTAATTACTTTTTCTGTTAGAAATGTTAACCAAATTGCCCTTTCCCCATTCCAGTGGATCGATAAAGAACTTAAGAGACTGGACAATTTAATTGAATTGGCCAATGAAAAAGGTTGGCGCTACGAATATCCTTGTCAGATAAAGATCTttccttcatttaatgatttttttaataaaagaATTGTTCTTGGTTTCCTTTTTATACTTCATTACGATACACCCATCTTAGGACATGCTAGTGGACTTTGTACATTTATATCCTTGACTAAATTTTACGAAGCTCGAGTACATCGATAAGAGACAGCTATTGCGCTCGCCATCCGAAAGACAACGTCTTCTTGAAGAGGTCCCTCGAGTTATTCCAGATCTGGAAGATAATAAAGACACAGAATTATTAGTCGCAGCATCAGAGAAGTCTTTTCAGAAGAATACAGCTACTTTACAAGGTGATGATGCTCCTATCTCTATTACCTGTGTGGGCTGCCATATTGGCTACTAAAATCAATCTAGTGTCATATTGAGCTTCTGCAGAGATCTGTGGGAACAAATGGTGGCTTAACTCACCATTCTATTTGCACGATTATATTTCATATATGGCTTCCTTATGttatttactccctccattcctaaatatttgtctttctagagatttcaacaagtaactacatacggagcaaaatgagtgaatctacactctaaaatatgtctatatacatccgtatgtggtagtccatttgaaatctctaaaaagacaaatatttaggaacgaagggagtacatttgTTATATTTAGGTTAACTTATTACAGCATGTATCTCTACTACTGTTTCCACCAATAGATTACCTATAAAAAGACACTAAGTCTAGATATTGGATCTACTAGTGTTCCTGGACAAATAGTGAATTCTGTTATGTGTGTGACTGTGTGTTCGGTAACATCCTACATTTTATTTACCACTACGTAAGGGCAGTTGGCTACATGCAGGAACCCCAATCTAACTCAATTTACTTTGTTAAAAATGGGAATTTTTTAATTTGTTTATTTTCTTGCCAGTTGACTGTTCATCTTAGAGCTGGTCGTATAGTTTATATTTGGAAATGGATGCCAAGTATAACAGTTGGTTTGCTTTGTACAATTAATTACCACTAGCAAAAATATCCACTCCAATAGATTATATGGTCTCTATCAGTTATGCACTTGTTTTTACTCATCTTGCAACATGTGGTTGTATGACCATTGTCATATTGATCTTTGATTCTAATCCTTTTCATCACAATTGAAGCTGCTCCTTTTTTACCCTTTTTGTTGCTTATTTCAACGGTTTATCAGGAATTTCTCAAGTTGTTCTAAAATAGCAGGTAAATACTTATTTTGTGTAGGTGCCAGTGGGGACAGAGCTGTTTGCTCGGAAAGATACTCAGAAGAATCTAAAGGTTTGCTTCTGTAACTTGCTTTCAACTTTTATTGTTGATTGATAAATTCTGATATTTATGTAGGTGCCAAGAGAGTGAGTTGTTTATTGAAAAAGTTACCCGAAAGAAATAACTAAAGATTTACTTTTAGATAGAGTATCCATTCAGTCACAATTTACGAACAGGAGATAATCACTGTTTTTGTGTAGGCGCCAATGGGGAGAAAGCTGTTCGTTTGACACGTTGCTCAAAAGAAAAGCCTAGAGGTTTGAGTACATTAATGTGCAATGAGTGGTTTAGAATGGTGGTAAGCGCTGAATTTTGTGTAGGGGCCAATGCGAGAGCTGTTTGCTTGAGAAGTTGCTCAGACGGCAAATATAAAGGTTTGATTGCAATGCCATACACTAAGttattttttttttggaaaaggctcTAAAAGTTGTTGTCAATGTTTCTAAAACACACTGATTTTTGTGTAGGTGCCAATGAGGAGATAGCTGTTTGCTTGAGAAGTTGGCCGGAAAACAAATATGAAGGTTTGATTAGATACTATGCACTAAATTGTTGCGAATGTTGGTAAAACATACTGCTTTTTGTGTAGGTGCCAATGACAAGAGAGCTGTTTGCTTGAAAAGTTACTCAGAAGGTGTGGTGTTCACTAAATTATTCACATAGTGTTCACTAAATTGTTCCAAATGCTGATAAACCATTCTGACTTTTTGTGCAGGTGAAGCTGCTCACATGAAAAGTTTCTCTGAAGAAAAAACTAAAGGTGTGCTTGCCTGATGTGTGGTAAATTGTTCTGAAAGGTTGTAAAACACTCCTGATTTTTGTAGGTGCCAGTGAGGACAGAGCTGTTTCCTTAGAAAGTTTCCCGGAAGAAAATTCTAAAGGTTTTACTTGTATAATGATTATCTGCATTCAGCTGGATTTTGTAAAGTTGTATTTCTGTTTTACATACTTGATACTTTTTGTTCAGGTGCCAATGAGGAAGCTGCTTACCTGAAAAGTTGCTCTGAAGAAAAACCTGAAGGTTTGCTTACATGATGTGcagtatttttttttaaaaaggttGTAAAAGGCTCCTGATTTTTTGTGTAGGTGCCAACGACGGCAGAGCTGTTTCCTTATCCTTAAAAAGTTGCCCAGAAGAAAATTCTAAAGGTTTACTTATATAATGATTATCTGCATTCATCTGGATTTTGTAAAGTTGTATTTCAGTTTTACATACTTGATGTTGGATGACTAGTTTGAGTTAATACTTACATTACACTTCTAATGCTATGCCTATTTTGATATCAATGGTAGTGGAGTTCAATGCTGCATGAGACCGTTAGTGCTATTCTCTTCTGCTGTGAACCGTAGAGTTAAATATTGTAGAATGTCCACTAAAAGAACACTTGAAGATTCATTCCAATCATTTTATGCACCTGTAGATTAGACAACTTAGCAAGCTACTGATAAGTGCTATCCACATTTGCGGTTGTTAAGTAACCATTACTCTGTATGATATCCTCTCTAATAAATAATGCATCTTCAGTTAAGTAAGTTAGCTCTTTGGTTACTATTAACATCATCTCAATCATTGGTTGTCATTTTAATTTGGATTGAAAATTGTTCTAAATTATACCCCTAAATAGTTTTGAGCCGAGGCTCAGAAAACTCCTTGTCTAAACAACAGCTTTACTTAACCTTGGTTTGAAGAAAAGAATATTACAGAATCCCCATGTCACCTCTTTCTCTCCTTCTCTCTTCTTTGAGTTACCTTCCCAGTTTCATTCATATTACATTATGCAGCTACTGAAGGTGACACTGATACACCGAAAATGCATGTTCAAAATCAGGGCACTGCAGGTCTGTGCTTACTGCCCATCCTTTCACTAGTTTTTTTCAGCAAATATCCTTTCACTAGTTATGCTGTACtacctctgtaaattaatataagaccttttagatcactactttagtgatctaaaaggtcttatattaatttacagagggagtacttctctGAGGATTAGATGATTAGTCTTCTTCAAGCCTTTATTCCAGCTGATGTTGCAGTTTCATTCTAGTGACATACTGACCATTCCGAGCTACCTGTTTCTCATCGTTCATGTTTTAATGACGCAGACACTAAATCCAATGCTGCTGGCGATACACCTAGTGcaaatgtccaaagccagagtacTCAGGGTAAGGTCATGCTATCTGTCATTTCACTAATAATTGCACTGCTCTTGGAATGATTGGTCCTCCACCTTCCCTGTGTCGAGCTGCTGTTGCATTTTCATTCTGTTGACACACCTGCCTTTCTCAGATACCTCGCTTTTCACTGTTCATATTTCACAATGCAGGTAGTGAAGAGAATGCTGCTGGTGATAAACTGGGAGCAAGTGTCCAGAAGCAGGGGGCTGAAGGTTTTATCTTATTACCATCCTTTTATTTGTTACTATTATATATGAGGAAAAATGTAGTAATTTTTTTAGAGGCGCCGGGTTTTACCTATTGAGCTACTATTAAGTAATAACTTAAAAGTCACCTGTGAATTTCCATGGTAAAACATCATGTGACGTACAGTGAAAACATCATGTGACCCTAGTTTTGTAAATGAATGGTTTTGAATTTTGCGCGCAGCTTCCCATCGTTCACATATGTAAGCAGTTTAATGAGCCCACGAGGCCACGAGTTTGATTACAATTTTCCAGCTTTATTCCTAACGTTTTCTGGTTCTTAGATAATTTTATCATTCTGTTCTACCTGACCAACCATGATTGATGCAGCCAATGCAGCTGGCATCCCAGCTGAAGTAATCAACATTGATGACGACGAAGATGGTCGGTCGCAGGATCAAGGTGCAAACGTGGTTGTTGTTGATATGGATGCTGATGAGTCTGGGAATACTCATGTGGCGCAACGCAAGACAAGGCGGTCGGGCATGTGGCATTACAGGGATCCTTTTGGTGACGAGCAAGGCCCGTTCTTTCTAGATCTGTTGGATGGTTGGAACAAACAAGGCTACTTCGACGACGACTTCAGGGTCTGGAGAGCCGGTCAGTCTAGCGACTCTGCCATTTTGCTCAAGGATGCTCTGCGCCTGAAGCGCTGAGAAGGATGGCAGCTACTTGGGGTTCCCATGCTAGCAAGTTAATGTGAAAGAGGGGGCTTCTCTTGTAATATATTCCTGCCCAGATTCTCCTACTTTGTTCCTAATATTATGGTGGGAGGACCAGTCAGAGACTTATACATTACCTGGTCCTAGAAACTTTGGCCTCTGCTGTGAATTGTGGGATGGACATAAGTTGGTTTCAGAGGTTTTTGCAAGTTTATGTCTAAACATGTTCAGTTATGCGTTCCGCTCTCTCCTTTTTCTTTGTTGTAAAAAAAATGCTAACCTGGTTTGAAATGTTCTGAATGTTGCGACGATGATATTGTTTTCTTCAGAGCGATAGTCTGGTTCCATTGATACTGATGGTATAGCTTCTAAGGAACTGACACGAACACAAGCAATACATGTCCTAGAGTTCTCAAGTGGCCTGCAGCCTTCACATATTGCCCAAAATCTGAATTAACCTCCAAGTACCTATGGGCGCACCTTTGAAAACCTGAAGTCTAGAGAGGCTCGGGTATCACTAACTCGAAGAAGATGAACTTGGCTCTGTAACCAAGTGGATTTGGAAAATTCCTAGAATGATGACAACATGTGGGCTTGAATTCTCAAAGCTAAGTACTTCCCAGATGCTTCTTTCTTCGCTTCTAAGACTAAGGGCTCCCAAGTTGAGAGGGATCCAAAAACGCAGAGAGATTTTTAACTTGAGCATTTGCTTCGAGGTCCGGAATGAGAGAGACACCAAAATTTTGCTTTCTAAGTGGATCGATGACAAGCCTGTCTACACTAGATATCCCAACCTTTTCGTCATTGCATCTGGCCCTGATATCCTTGGTAGCAATGTGTTTGTCGATGGTCTATTCAATCTTGCTTTTTTGCATAACCTCTCTGAGCCTGAACTTGCTTCTTGGGTAGCATTACAAGGGCAGCTTATAGGTTTCTCCTTATCCACCGAAAGAGATTCAGTGAAATGGGACCTGGAGACATTGGGTGTCTTCACAGCGAAATCTCTTTATGCCAAACTGATCCAAGACCCTAGGATGCGATGTGCTAAGAAGACATTGTTGGCATCAAGGGTTCCTCTTAAAGTCCGTATCTTCCTTTGGCGAGCTTCGTTAGATCACCTACCATCAGCGCTTAATCTTCATAAAACGGAGCGGCCCAGGAAATGACTATTGTGCCCTTTGCGGCAACCCGAGAAATGTTGACCATATCCTTTTCtagtgtccccccccccccccccccccccccccctccggcggCTAAATTCCTATGGAATTGTGTGACCGGAAAACGTCGACCACATCCTTTTCCGGTGTGCCCTGGCTAAGTTCCTACAGAGCTGTGTCAGGGAAAGCTCCTTGGTCGATTGTTATTTGGTTACTTGTTTCTATTCTGGTTGTAAGACTATGTAAGAACCACTAGCTTGTGTTGGCTTCATTATTTTAAAACCGGACGCACCTTGTGTTTTTCTTTCAAAAACAATCTCCACAGTCGGGGCGTCCTTCTCAAAGGATACACAACCTTACCGTAAAAGCGAAACCCTAATCTAGATACCGTGTGCCGGTCCGAGGTTTACAAAACCTGGAACGTGGTGGCTAATCATTCAACTATCAAGGATAGCGAGCTCTATTGTCCTTGTTTTGTTTCAAGCGCTGCCAAGCAGGTGTTTGTGGAAGTACGATGGTGTCCTTGTGGCATCCCTGTTGTCACTGACTACCAAGTTAACAGGAAAATGATATACTCAAAACAGAGCTGTAGTTCCAGGGCGGTTTGGTTTGCATGAGAGATTTCGGGAGTCCAATAAATTCcgccccgcctctcgccccgtcgtcgcctcgtcgCCGCCCCGCCACGGTTCGTTCTGACTCgactcgccgccccgtcgccgccccgcctcggttCGTTCTGTCTCGGTTCGTTGCAGCGGTGCCTCCAATCGCCGGACATGCCCTCTCCTAAGCCTCGTTGCAGCAGTGCAACATGGACttataagtccctgtaaacaaacagatAGGAACTCGGGACTTATAAGTTTCTGTAAATAAACAGGTAggaacttatgacttataagttgggacttaaaaaagtcctaggacttataaAACAAACAGGGCCTAAATAGCTAATGATGGATACTTTTGCTTGCTGCAATGAGGTCCTTGTCAACTTACAACCCAAGTTACAAACAGACTCGGATCCAACCTCACGGCAACGCGACCTCAACACATGTAATACATCTCCGGATGTCCAAACTTAAACCCAAATCCACCCCCACACGGCCACACGGCCCTACCTCCTCACCAGCAAACCTGGCAAATAATAGCCGGCAAGCGAACACCCAAACAACCAGGAATATCCACACGCCATCATGGCCACCACGCGACTCGGCCTCCTACTCCTCCTATTCACGCTGCTCGCCGGCACCGCCGTCTTCTCCGTCTCCGCCGCCCGCAACGTCCCCGCCGAGACGGTGGTCGCGGATCCGGTCGGCGCCGAGCCGAGCGCCTACGAGATGCTGGAGAAATTCGGGTTCCCGAAGGGAATCCTCCCGGTGGGCGTCACCGGTTACACGCTCCGGCGGTCGGACGGCGCGTTCCAGGTGTTCATGGACAAGGATTGTGAGTTCGAGGTGGACGGCGGGTACAAGCTTACCTACAAGCAGACGATCTCCGGAAGGGTGGCCGGCGGCAGCTTGTGGGACCTCCGGGGCGTCTCGGTGAAGATCTTCTTCGTCAACTGGGGCATCGACCAGGTGCTCATGGCCGACGCCGACCACCTCATGTTCTACGTCGGGCCGCTCTCCCAGGCCTTCACGTCGGACAACTTCGAGGAGTCCCCGCAGTGCAGGTGCCGCGGCCATGGCGTCGCGGACGTTGGCGAGGGCGCCGGCGTCGGCGTGGCGGCGATGTAGGATCGTGCAGTTGGTTACGTATAATTAACGTGATGCTGTGCACTTCTTGCGCGTGATGCTGTGCACTTCTTGCGCGTGATGCTGTGAATTACTCGTTGATGTAAGTCGATGTATGCACGATTGGTGTGCGTGCAATGCACCGCACACGGAGGAAAAGGACCCCATCAAATAGGGTGTCCATTTTATTTGCCGTATTTTTATGATTCTTCTTCTTCGTATTGCGTGCAATTTGTCATATTTTGACTAGTACTCTCtgggtcccaaaataagtgtcacgAATTTAGTACAACGTCGTACTAAATCAACGAGATTTATTTTGGGTCTGAGAGAGTATTATTTTGATTTAGTGTTTCCTATGGATTTGAGGATGATTTACTGTCCTTTGGCCATTGATGTGTCGAGTTTGTCAGGGCATTTTTGTAATGAAAAAACACTCGAATCAATTAACCCATCTCTAGAAAGGAGTTTCCTAAGCGCACCACACCCCTCCTCCGCCGGTAGGTCGTTCCCCCCTCCTCCGCAGGTGTAGGGGTGCGGAGAGGTTCCTGTCTACCGGATAGAACTCTAGTTTTCTCGCTTTGGGATTTTAGTAGGGTTATTATACACGTCAATGGTGCGCTTTGGGAATTTGGACAATGACGCATTGCCGGCGTCGGCGCCTTTGAGGTAGTAGGCGTGGGGGCGACTACTGCGGTAGGGAGGACGGCTGCTTGACCGCGGGGAAGACCGGGTGCCACTGGGTGCCCGGATGATGACGCGGAGGGGacgactcctcctccttggtgtgGCGATCGGTCTGAATGTCACTGTTGGGACACCGGCTCCTCCTTGACGTGGCATCCTATTTGGATGTTGGGTTGCATGGAGGGAGTAACCATGATAGACCCCGTTCGACCAATGATTGGCACAACACCTCCTCCATCTGTTGCGTGAACTCGTCGTCTGAGCAGGCCGTTGCGGTGAGCAACGAGGGCAGCTAGTTCTTATCCTTCAATCGGCTACGCCTTTACGGTGGACAGAGCCTTGAAGGACGACGAACCCGTCAACCATGGGCGACTATGTGAATCTTTCACATTGTTGGGTTCACCGTCGCGTATTTTTTATCAAAAAAAACCCTGACATTTTTTTAAAATCAACCCACAATACATGTGGCCTTTCATGATGCGCTGATGGGTTGCTGGACTTTGAACGCAAGACTCCTCGTTACAAGAGCTAGACGTAAACCATCAGGACTCTCATCTGACTCATGCCTGTGTAGGAATCTTTACGTAATAATTTATATGCATACTGACCAGGTCTCTCTTACGTGGAGTCAAACTCTGAATCCCCTCTTGCCTTGCCTAGCCTCTCCATAAATAGGCTTTTTCAGTATTCTGATCCTTTAAACAAACTTTGTCACAAAATAAACTCGACGTGAAAGTATTTCACGACCTGACCCTTTTAACAACGTCATAGTCCGCGGCGTCTATACCCAACATAAAAACGCCGAGCTAACCAGCGTTTTTGACCACTCGGCGTTTCTCACCAGGTAAGCAACGCCAAAGTTCACGGCGTTTGTCACCAAGTAAGAAACGTCATAAGGCTTGGCGTTTAGACCCTGGTTATGAAGCAGTTTTTTACGTTGGCGTTTCTAAGAAGGCTGGAAAGGTCGCAGACCTTGGCGTTTCTAGCCTGGCGTCTCTAGCGGCTGAGAAGAAAGACCCCGACGGGGCAGCGGGTGGGCTGGGTGC is from Triticum aestivum cultivar Chinese Spring chromosome 1B, IWGSC CS RefSeq v2.1, whole genome shotgun sequence and encodes:
- the LOC123133737 gene encoding uncharacterized protein At5g08430 isoform X9, with product MIENNIEIDSDGERVDFSDRSTVEFLFKEYWEIIIKKEGLTLDNLQEAYASLNDGPDQISDSENFPKVQDSSDDDFLGNSDGGDADPICPSNLNGTSNKVKPFLKHAKSKKNVYVGWGSKELIGFLESIGKDTSKSLDQFGAAEVVKEYIRQKDLSHKDKKKHVICDEKLKQLFRKSKVKYNKIYSLLERHIAANDTSEDETFASSEDNSDSCMKKRTRTMTSEVTTSKGTSERNKRCFASLVCDNIKLIYLKKSLVIDLLKQPEAFENKVIGCFVRVKNDPKDYSYYKPKAFYQLGQVTGIRKSSEEYKVKDMSTDMLLCVSSCWSEVKISRLSDEDFGEDECEDFRLFVQKEHSKRLTVAELEEKARSVHRDIVTHWIDKELKRLDNLIELANEKGWRYEKLEYIDKRQLLRSPSERQRLLEEVPRVIPDLEDNKDTELLVAASEKSFQKNTATLQGKYLFCVGASGDRAVCSERYSEESKGANGEKAVRLTRCSKEKPRGLSTLMCNEWFRMVVSAEFCVGANARAVCLRSCSDGKYKGANEEIAVCLRSWPENKYEGANDKRAVCLKSYSEGEAAHMKSFSEEKTKGASEDRAVSLESFPEENSKGANEEAAYLKSCSEEKPEGANDGRAVSLSLKSCPEENSKATEGDTDTPKMHVQNQGTADTKSNAAGDTPSANVQSQSTQGSEENAAGDKLGASVQKQGAEANAAGIPAEVINIDDDEDGRSQDQGANVVVVDMDADESGNTHVAQRKTRRSGMWHYRDPFGDEQGPFFLDLLDGWNKQGYFDDDFRVWRAGQSSDSAILLKDALRLKR
- the LOC123133737 gene encoding uncharacterized protein At5g08430 isoform X8 codes for the protein MGKRKAKKPAARPRSGAGGSVPRPVSEGETETEPEPVGEEGDFCFVCKDGGHLRLCDYRNCNKAYHPKCVEKDDDFLNSDENFICGWHTCCICKGRSYYRCLCCPVKSVCCGCRIEADFVQVGRRQTKGLCANCLRLGIMIENNIEIDSDGERVDFSDRSTVEFLFKEYWEIIIKKEGLTLDNLQEAYASLNDGPDQISDSENFPKVQDSSDDDFLGNSDGGDADPICPSNLNGTSNKVKPFLKHAKSKKNVYVGWGSKELIGFLESIGKDTSKSLDQFGAAEVVKEYIRQKDLSHKDKKKHVICDEKLKQLFRKSKVKYNKIYSLLERHIAANDTSEDETFASSEDNSDSCMKKRTRTMTSEVTTSKGTSERNKRCFASLVCDNIKLIYLKKSLVIDLLKQPEAFENKVIGCFVRVKNDPKDYSYYKPKAFYQLGQVTGIRKSSEEYKVKDMSTDMLLCVSSCWSEVKISRLSDEDFGEDECEDFRLFVQKEHSKRLTVAELEEKARSVHRDIVTHWIDKELKRLDNLIELANEKGWRYEKLEYIDKRQLLRSPSERQRLLEEVPRVIPDLEDNKDTELLVAASEKSFQKNTATLQGKYLFCVGASGDRAVCSERYSEESKGANGEKAVRLTRCSKEKPRGLSTLMCNEWFRMVVSAEFCVGANARAVCLRSCSDGKYKGANEEIAVCLRSWPENKYEGANDKRAVCLKSYSEGEAAHMKSFSEEKTKGASEDRAVSLESFPEENSKATEGDTDTPKMHVQNQGTADTKSNAAGDTPSANVQSQSTQGSEENAAGDKLGASVQKQGAEANAAGIPAEVINIDDDEDGRSQDQGANVVVVDMDADESGNTHVAQRKTRRSGMWHYRDPFGDEQGPFFLDLLDGWNKQGYFDDDFRVWRAGQSSDSAILLKDALRLKR
- the LOC123133737 gene encoding uncharacterized protein At5g08430 isoform X3; this translates as MGKRKAKKPAARPRSGAGGSVPRPVSEGETETEPEPVGEEGDFCFVCKDGGHLRLCDYRNCNKAYHPKCVEKDDDFLNSDENFICGWHTCCICKGRSYYRCLCCPVKSVCCGCRIEADFVQVGRRQTKGLCANCLRLGIMIENNIEIDSDGERVDFSDRSTVEFLFKEYWEIIIKKEGLTLDNLQEAYASLNDGPDQISDSENFPKVQDSSDDDFLGNSDGGDADPICPSNLNGTSNKVKPFLKHAKSKKNVYVGWGSKELIGFLESIGKDTSKSLDQFGAAEVVKEYIRQKDLSHKDKKKHVICDEKLKQLFRKSKVKYNKIYSLLERHIAANDTSEDETFASSEDNSDSCMKKRTRTMTSEVTTSKGTSERNKRCFASLVCDNIKLIYLKKSLVIDLLKQPEAFENKVIGCFVRVKNDPKDYSYYKPKAFYQLGQVTGIRKSSEEYKVKDMSTDMLLCVSSCWSEVKISRLSDEDFGEDECEDFRLFVQKEHSKRLTVAELEEKARSVHRDIVTHWIDKELKRLDNLIELANEKGWRYEKLEYIDKRQLLRSPSERQRLLEEVPRVIPDLEDNKDTELLVAASEKSFQKNTATLQGKYLFCVGASGDRAVCSERYSEESKGANGEKAVRLTRCSKEKPRGLSTLMCNEWFRMVVSAEFCVGANARAVCLRSCSDGKYKGANEEIAVCLRSWPENKYEGANDKRAVCLKSYSEGASEDRAVSLESFPEENSKGANEEAAYLKSCSEEKPEGANDGRAVSLSLKSCPEENSKATEGDTDTPKMHVQNQGTADTKSNAAGDTPSANVQSQSTQGSEENAAGDKLGASVQKQGAEANAAGIPAEVINIDDDEDGRSQDQGANVVVVDMDADESGNTHVAQRKTRRSGMWHYRDPFGDEQGPFFLDLLDGWNKQGYFDDDFRVWRAGQSSDSAILLKDALRLKR